The sequence below is a genomic window from Thalassobaculum sp. OXR-137.
CGCCGGTGACGATACGGTTGGGGCTCTCGCCACGGGCATGCTGGGCCAGATGGGTGGAGGGATGGAAGAAGGACTCCCGGTCCCACTTGTCGAGCTGGTCGTTGGTCAGCATGGCCGCCTACCTCGCATTTTTAGACTTATCGGTTGTGCCCTCGGACATCGCGCAAATCGACCGCCGCCGCAACCTTTGTGGCCGGAATTCGGGGCCGTCAGGCCTGACCCGGTGCGCTCCATAGAGCCTGAAAAGAAAAAGGCGGCCCTATGGCCGCCTTTCCCCGGGTCGGACCACCGGTCAGGTGTTGGCCGCCTCGCCGATATTGTCGACGCCGCGCTCCTCGAGCACGGTGGTCAGCCAGTTCGGATCCATCTCCGGCACCGACGACAGCAGCAGATCGGTGTAGGGATGGTGCGGCGGGGTGAACATCTCGGTCTTCGGGCCGGCTTCCACCACCTCGCCCTGCTTCATCACCACCACCTCGTCGGCGATCGAGCGCACCGTGGCGAGGTCGTGGGTGATGAACATGTAGGCCAGGTTCAGCTCCTTCTGCAGCCGGTCGAGCAGCTTCAGGATCCCCTCGGCCACGAGCTGGTCCAGCGCGCTGGTCACCTCGTCGCAGATGATGAAGTTCGGCTCCGCCGCCAGCGCCCGGGCGATGCCGATGCGCTGCTTCTGGCCACCCGACAGTTCCGGCGGGAAGCGGCTGTAGTATTTCGACGGCTCCAGCTCGATCAGGTCGAGCAGCTCGTCGACCCGGCTCTTCAGCGCACCGCCGCGCAGGCCCATGTAGAACTGGGCCGGCCGGCCGATGATGTCGCAGATCCGAACCTTCGGGTTCAGCGCCGTGTCGGCCATCTGATAGATCATCTGGGCCTGGCGGAGCTGCTCCTTGGAGCGGTCCCTGTAGCTCGGCGGCATCTCCACGCCGTTCATCACGATCTTGCCGGCGGTCGGCGGCAGGAGGCCGGTGATGCAGCGCGCCGTGGTCGACTTGCCCGACCCGGACTCGCCCACCACCGCCACGGTCATGCCGGCATGGATGTCGAAGGACACGTCGTGCAGGACCGGGGTGTCGCCATAGGCCGCATCCACGTTCTGCACGGAGACCACCGGCACGGCATCGCCGCCGGGGCGGGACTTCTGCTCGCGCTTGAAGCTGCGCACCGCCCAGAGGGATTTGGTGTAGTCCTCCTTCGGGTTGGTCAGCATGGTCTCGGTGTCGGCTTCCTCGACCTCGTTGCCCTTGAGCAGCACCTTGATGGTGTCGGCCATCTGCGCCACCACCGCCAGGTCG
It includes:
- a CDS encoding ABC transporter ATP-binding protein, which encodes MADNKNKDLLLKIRDLRIEGYSDEKWIEIVHGIDLTLHKGEVMGLIGESGAGKSTIGLAAMGFARDGCRISSGSIEFDGMELTTTTEADRRALRGSRIAYVAQSAAASFNPAHKIIDQHTEAPIHYRIRKRMEAQEDAMELYERLRLPNPQEIGFRYPHQVSGGQLQRAMTAMAMACRPDLIIFDEPTTALDVTTQIEVLAAIRDIVEQFNTAAIYITHDLAVVAQMADTIKVLLKGNEVEEADTETMLTNPKEDYTKSLWAVRSFKREQKSRPGGDAVPVVSVQNVDAAYGDTPVLHDVSFDIHAGMTVAVVGESGSGKSTTARCITGLLPPTAGKIVMNGVEMPPSYRDRSKEQLRQAQMIYQMADTALNPKVRICDIIGRPAQFYMGLRGGALKSRVDELLDLIELEPSKYYSRFPPELSGGQKQRIGIARALAAEPNFIICDEVTSALDQLVAEGILKLLDRLQKELNLAYMFITHDLATVRSIADEVVVMKQGEVVEAGPKTEMFTPPHHPYTDLLLSSVPEMDPNWLTTVLEERGVDNIGEAANT